The Agrobacterium larrymoorei genome includes the window AAAACAGGTTTCGGTACAAGGCTGATCCGAATGCTTGGTTTAGGCTTAAGCGGAGAAGCGGCGATAGAGTATCATACAGAAGGGATCTGCTTCACCGCCTCAACGAAAATTGCTTCGCTAACAGCCAGCGGCAGCTAAAGCGTGCGGAATAATTCGCAGAAACTTAATCATACCATGTGGCTGCAAACGCGGGTGAGGCCGTGAAGCTGTTGGGTTGTTGGACGGTGGGCGGAGGGTCGCAAACACCTTCTTGAAGATATTTCATTGCAGCAAGAAATCCATTTTGCGACAGCGGTTTTGGGATGACCCCGTGAGCGCCGCCAAAATCTTCCGGAATAATCTTCGGGTTTGCCGTTACAAACACTATAATCGTTTGCGGCCAGCGAACCTGTATCATCTTAGAAACGTCGAGCCCGCTCGTCTGCCGCGCAAGCTGGATGTCGACGAAAGCGATGTCTGGATTAAGGCTATTGTCCCAGGATTGGGCATCATAAAGCGACGCGGCTTCGGCGATTACTTTGTGACCAGCATCTTCCACCATCATTTCCATATCCATGGCGATTAGCGGCTCGTCCTCGACGACAACGATATTAAGTGGAGGTTTGGGTCGCTTCATGGGGCACTCACTGGGATGGCTATGGTTACGGAGAGCCCGCTCAATGAATGCTCCCAGCTGACCGTGCAGCCAAGTTGACTGCTGAGCCGGGATATTATCTTCTGGCTGAGCGGGATCATCTGGTCTTGAGGAGTCTTATCGGCCACTCGGTTCGCGATGCCGATCGCGATTAGCTGCTCACTCTTCGATATCTGTAAGCTGATCGATTTGAGGGGCACATAAGGGTCAAATAGGTGAAGAAGAATCTCGTTGATGAGAAGCCCGAAAGACGTTGCCTGTTCTGAAGGAAGCGAAACCGTTTGCACGTCGCAATGAAGGTGGACCTCTTCATATCGGCTGGCGGCGATGGCATCTTGAACTATGTTTGTGACGTATGAAGACACCTCAAAGTGCCGGACGTCTTCCGATTGGTAAAGACGCCGATGCACGGCCGCCATAGCATCGACACGCTCCATAGTGGACCGTAGTGCCTTGCGGACATTTGCATCGTCTGAATCCCTCATCTGCATGCGTAGCAGAGAACCGATGACTGAGAGATTGTTTTTTACCCGGTGATCGACTTCGTGCAGGAGCAACGCCTGCGCCTGAACCGATGCTTCCAGATCAGCAGTTCGAACTCGTACTTCGTGCTCAACCTGCTCTTTCTGATCAACGATTTTCTGTTGCGCGTCCACGCGGCGGCTGACATCCAGTTGCGACGCGAAAAAGAACTTTATGTCGCCGTTTCCGCTGCGCACCGGGCTGAGATAGAGGGCATTCCAGAACTTGCTTCCATCTTTCCGGTAATTGAGAATGTCAACCGAGACATCATCACCGATTTCCACGGCGCGCCGAACTTTGGCAACCGTTTCAGGGTCGGTATCATCGCCTTGCAAGAAGCGGCAGTTTTGTCCGATGCACTCGTCTCGATCGTAACCTGTTAGGTCTTGAAAAGCCTCGTTGACAAATACGATCGGGTTATCGATCTGGTTTGGATCTGTGATGACCATCGGCATGCGTGTGGCACGGACTGCGGCCGCAAACGGATCGCCCCTTCCATGCTCTGCATGCAGCATGTCGGTGAGTTCCCAGTCGTATCTCTGTTCCATACTCACCACAAACTGTTCGATAAGGTCAGATTAGAACGCGGTTTCCCCTTGAATGTTCCTTGGTTCAACAATCGAAGCTAGCGGCATTACGCTGCCATCCCAAAGATCGCCCATGCTCCTATTCGAACCGACAGAGAGTGGCTCGGGGATCAATAAAATACAGATAGTCGCTGATACTGCGTTTTAGCGACTTTGCGCTGCAGGATAAACAGTGCCAAATACTTGCAAACAGACAGGGGCGAAATCAACGGATCCTTGTTTAGTGCTTTCTCATAGGAGTGAGCTGCGCGAGAACCGCCGCGAGCTCGTCTTTCCGAAAAGGTTTTGTCAGTCGAGGGAGGTCTGCATCAACACCTGTGTTGTCGGAATAGCCCGACACTAGTAGGACGGGGGTACCAGGCTTGGTGGCCCTGACTTCTCGAGCCAGATCCGTTCCACTGATGCCCGGCATCAGGTGGTCGGTCACGAGTAGGTCGAACCGATGGCCCGACGTGACGAGCTGAAGTGCCTCCTCGCCCGAAGCGACTTCAATGACCTCATAGCCGAGGTCGACCAGCATATCCGACGTGACCATCCTCACAAGGTCTTCGTCATCAACTAGAAGAACGATGCCACAGGTTCTTGGTATCTCTGGAGGTCCGGCGACGGTGTTCGCTTCCGTGAAAGCTGCCGTGCTCAACGGCAGCCACAGCTCGACATTGGTTCCTATGCCTCGCTCACTCTGGATGGTGAGTGCGCCGCCTAGCTGGGACGCTAGCCCATGCACCATTGAGAGACCGAGCCCTGTGCCCTTTCCAACGCCCTTTGTCGAGAAGAATGGCTCGACTGCGCGTAAAAGCGTCGCCTCATCCATGCCTGCCCCCGTATCGGCGACGGACATGCAAATATAATTACCCGCACGCAGCTTGGAGCGATGACCAACTGAAACGGTCTCTGCTTTGGTCGAAATCCGGAGCGTTCCACCGCTCTCCGCCATCGCGTCCCGGGCATTAACCGCAAGATTAAGAAGAGCCATTTCGACTTGGTTTGGATCGGCATTCACCATCGGCAGATGTTCAGGAATTTCGACAAGAACCTTGATCTGGGGGCCAGTAGTACTCGCGATGAGGTCATCCATTCCGGCAATGAGTTTAGCCAAATCGACAGGAACCGACTGAAGCGGCTGACGCCGGGCGAAAGCGAGTAGACGCTGAACCAGAATCTTCGCGCGTTCGGCCGATTGAACTGCTCCGGCAATGAGACGTTGCTCGCGCTCGTTTCCCAGACCTCTTCGTTGAAGCATGTCCAGGCTGCCGACAATGGGCGTCAGAAGATTGTTGAAGTCATGCGCCACGCCACCGGTCAGTTGGCCCATCGCCTCCATTTTCTGCGATTGCCTGAGCGCCTCCTGCGCTGCCTCCAGCTCCGCCTGGCGTGACTTCTCATCGGTTACATCGCGTGTGATAGAATATAGCTTCCCGCCTTCGCGCACTGCGACCCAGGATAGCCAGCGCCAGCCGCCAGCCGTCGTTCGATATCGGTTCTCGAAGCGTGTTACTGGCTCACTTATGCGAACACGCTCGATGGCGTCGGCACTTGTTTGAGCGTCATCGGGATGGAGGAATTGCGTGTATGGTCGACCTTCTACCTCGCCCGGCGCCCATCCAAGAGCCGTGGTCCAAGCAGGATTTACCGTGTCGAATGTTGCGTCGTCCAAATTAATCACGGAAAGCAAATCCAGGCTATGTCTCCAGATCTGGTCGCGCTCCGCACTGGTCTCTGCCACCCGCCGCTCCAGCGTATCATTGAGCTCACGCAGTTGATCCTCGGCACGTGCACGCTCGATCGCGGCTCTAACACGCTCGCCGACCCCACGAAACAAGCCTTCTTCAGACGGAGTCCAGGCACGCGCCCTGTTGCTTTGCAAGGCCAGCAAGCTGACCCAATGCTCGTTCTCAAACAAGACGACATCAAGGTAAGCACCGACCTGCCTCGCCTTCAATCCGGCCCGCGCATCGCTATTGAATCTTGGATCTGCACCAACGTCCTCTACCTTGACGACCGGACATTCATGGTAGGCGCGTAGCAACTCCGGTCCGAACGCCGTGAGATCGTGCTCGCCCACGATCGAGTCGACACCGAGCGTGTAGTCGCGCTCGATCCTCATGATGTTACCGAAATATTCTGCGTAAAAAACCCGGCTTAGATCGAACCGCTCACCAAGTCGCTTGACCGCCACCGAAGCGATCTCATTCGGCGTCTCAAGCGACCGCATCGTGTCTGAGATCGATAGGAGAAATGCTTGCCGGGCTTCACTCTCGCGAAGAGCCGCTTCCGTACGTCTGCGCTCTGTCGCTGTTGCGAGCTGGGCGGCCAGCGCACTCAGCGCTTCAACCTCTCTTGGCGAAAAGGCTTTACCCTTACGACCAAACGAAACCGTGCCAAGCAGATCCTCGCCAGCGAACAGTGGCGCACTGAAACACGTATCGAGACCAAGTCTTCTCGCCGTTACAGCATAAGCTGAGTGGGATGTCTGGATGTCGGTCACGTGCATTGCCGTGCGATTGACCGCAACGATCCCGCATACGGTCTCGCCGAACTCGATCTGCTGCGCAGCTAGCTCCTGCTCTGGTGTAAGCCCTGCAGCTGCGACGAACTTCAACGCCCCACCAGCACAGCTATAATGAAATGCCACGTCGAGACCAAACTCATCTGCAACGAGTGACAGTAGCGAACGCACCGCTTCTCTTTGATCTTCTGCGCCGAGCAGAAGTGTTGATGCTTTGGCCACAAGTGAAAGTCGACGCGCATGCTTTTCGGCTCGTGCTCGCTCGTCCCGCGCTATGGATTCCAATCGCTTGAGCTCTAGCTGCGCCATGGTCTGCTTGGCGAGCACCTCCAATGCGCGTTTCTGTCGCTCACTGATACCAAGCGGCCGGCTGTTCCGGTCCAAGACGCAAACTGTGCCCAGCGGCAAGCCGTCGGGGGTCTCCAAGATCGCTCCAGCGTAAAAGCGCAGGCCGTCTTCGACATGGACTAGCGGATTGTCTACGAAGCGATGGTCAAGGGTGAGATCCGGCACGACGAGCACACCCGGTTGCAGGATCGCATGTTTGCAGATGGACACGTCGAGTGGCAAAGTATCGGTTCCAATGCCGACCTCTGCCTTGAACCACTGGCGATCGGCGGCGATGAAGTTGACAACGGCGATAGGAGCTTCGAGTATGTCCGCAGCCAGCTTGGCCACATCATCGAACGCGTCTTCCCGTCCACTGTCGAGTATTGCGTAGCGCTCAATCGCCGCCAGACGGTCGGCCTCATCCCAATTTGGCACGGGGGATTTAGCGTCCAGGCAAGGTGTGAGGGTATCCATGAGAGGAAGCTTTCCAATTCCGTCATTCTAAAGCCCGCGCCCAATCGATGAAGCACACGGCAGAACGCTGTTTGTCGTCAGTGACCGATGAGCGTGTTTGTAGCGTATTCTTAGACGCTAAGCTAAGCGAATACCATAGGTGTATCAGCGGCAATCAAGAAGTCCTCCACCAACAAATACACAGGACTCGAAAGAGTGCTTTGCTTGCCCTTCGGAAGAAGCGAATAGCGCGAGGTAATAGTCGACGGCTGCAGGCACAGACATCAGGCGCTGCCTAGGTAGGTGGCCCTCTGGGCGGAGCGAAATCAGTATATGACAACGTTCGTCGCAAAGCTTCAAGAAACTCTCACCTCCGGCACGACGTCTGAAACGCTCAAGCAAGCCTGAACATGACGTTTTTCTACGTGGTTACTTCGTCGCAAATTTTTGTGATAACTCGAAAGCCGCAAGGGATTACGCGACCATCGGATTGAGTTTGCCCTCTCGAGCCCGCCCGATCCGTTTCGGAACCCTAATCGCAACCGCGTCTCCGTCTGAAAGAGCTCCACGGACTCCGTCCGCAATGCTTGCCGCAACGAAGTCGGCATCGATATCCTGCGCAGAGACGACGCTGTCCTTGTCACCATCAATACCTGGCATGACGACACCCACCCGCAGCGACAGCTTTTGGCGCTTGAGGCGCCGGACCACTTGGCGGGCATGGGCCTTGGACCCGCCGTTCAAAAACGCGATGACGACGGTGTCGACGTCGGTGAGCTGAAGCAGGTTGATGGTTGCGCCGCTAACCATTAAATGCTCGGCTTGAGTGACGGTCGCACCTTCGATAGCCAGAACCTGTGCAATCATCGAGGCAGCAGCGTCGTCCATCGCGCCCCTGCCACCGATGCACAGGACCGCCTTAGGTTTAACTTTCGGCATTTTGAGGCTTTCGGTCACGTCTCCGGCGACTGTCTGGTCCTCTGCCGGGGCGCCTAGTTCCGCCTCTTCATCAAGGGCAATCTCTGCCAGGTTGCCGATCAGTGTCTGGGTCGTGGATGCAAACAAAGCAATCTGCGCGTCCGTCATCACACCTCTCTGACGGTCCAACTCACCCAGCTTCAAAGCCGGGAATCCCACCTGCTCATAATAGTCGACAAGATCCTCAGCTTCGAGAAAATCTTCGGCGTTATCGGTCGCTTCGTTTGGGTCTCCGGCAAGAAGTCTTTGATAGAGCTTTTCGTGTGGTTTCAGGACCGGTTCGTTTCCAAGAAGAACGTCCAGAAAGCTGAACTGTGGGACATACCGCCCAAGCACGACGAGGCAAACGGTCAGGGGTGTGGATAACATCAAACCGACAGGTCCCCAAAGCCACGACCAAAAGATCGCTGAAACGATGATCGCAAGTGGAGAGAGGCCCGTATGGCTACCGTAAAGCCAAGGCTCAACGACGTTGTTGCTGACCAGTTCCGTAACTATGAAGAGCGCTGCCACCCACGCCACCAACGACCATCCGGGCGCAATCGCTAGCGCCAGGAATAGAGGCAGGATCATGCCTATCACCGGACCGATGTATGGGACAAACCGCAGAACGAGCGTTAGCAGACCCCAAAGGATGGCGTTCGGAATACCCAGTAGCCACAGGCCGATCGCGATCGGAAGGGCATACAGTGTGTTTACGACAAGCTGCATCAGCAGATACTTGCCAACTCGTTTTCCGGCATCCTGGAGCGCCGCCGTCGTTCGGTGCAGATCGCCCAGCCCCACAAGACGGATGAACCGGTCGCGTAACTCTTCGCGCTCAAGCAGCATGAAGATTACCAGAACGATGACAAGACCAGCCGTCGCAAATGGGCTTATCAGCGGTAGGATGAAATTACCGAGCGTTTGGACCGGGTTAGACCGCGTGACGATTTCGACGGGCATCGGGTCACGTCTGGAGGATTGCAAGGCTGCGTCTTCTTTGCTCTCTTCGGCAGTGTCCTGCATCTCCGAGCCGATACGCTCGACGACCTTGCTAATATGCTCAAGCACGCCGTTACCGGAGCCGGTCTGGCTCATCGCCTGCACCTTCACGACGATGTTGCGCTGATATGTCGGGACGTTGTCCGCCAAATTGGCAACCTGTCCGGCAACGATGAAGCCGAAGGCTGCAATGACCAAAAATGCGCTCGCAACCGCCATAAGAACGGCTGCGATCTTTGGCACGCGGCGCTTGCGCAAAAAGCTAACGATCGGGGCAAGCGTGAAAGTCAGCAACAATGCGAGCGCGAGCGGAATGAACACTTCTTGCCCGACATACAGAATGACCGCGACGCCGATGAGAATGATGATGGTCCGACCCGAGAGGGTGTATGCCGTGAGCGCGCCCGATCTATTCGGAATTGCTGCTCCTGCGAGTGCATTTTTCTCAATATCGCTCACGGGATCCCCCAAATTGAGTGACTTGCCGCAAATTCCGGCGCGGAGGTAAATGCATCAGGGATAAAACTGATCGCGCTCCCACTAAAAAATTTTGCGTCGGAATAAAAACCGAGGCGTCACACTGTGTTTGAGTTGAAAAGCGCTCGATCTGTGCTGTAGGAAATTGGCTCGCTGCGGATTTATCTTCCGTCCCGTATCGTGCGACGGGTCGTGAGCGTTGCGACTAAACACTCCAATATTCATCGGCTAACTGGATGGCTGGCCGCCTCTCCAGCTTGGCAGTTGGAGTGAGCCGATGGCTCAGAAACGGGCCTCTGGGTAAGGTGCGAGTGACAGTGGGATCAAATTTCTCAGCTCCTCAACCACACGAGTATAAGCCTGCCTTCTTGACCTAATCGGATTTGGACCGCTTACCTTGACGTTTTAACTCATTGAAATATCATATTTTCGTCCTTCATCGTCAGGTGGCAGCAGATATAATCTTTTCGTTGCCTCTAAAATTTTGATCGATATCGCCCAAATAGACGACCGCGATCCTCTGGGATGTGGACTTCGCGATATACATGTAGTCGTCGGCTCGCTGGAGTACTGAATGCGCATTATCCGTTTCACAAAGGATTGTCACGCCCACCGCTGCTCCAGAAGTCACAGTCTGACCGCTTATCGATATTGACTTGAAGACGTTTTGCATATGCTGGTAAAGCATCTGCTGCAAACCGATCGCACCAAACTTGTCTGTTTCTATTAACAATGCGAACTCGTCCCCACCAACACGAGCGACAAATTGCGTCGCAAACTCTGATCGCAGTCTCGATGAAATAACCCTAAGGACTTCGTCACCCACAAGATGTCCAAGCGTGTCATTGATTGCCTTGAACCCGTTCAGATCCATGTAGGCGAGTGCCAACACGTCGTGTGGGCCTCGTGCCTGGGCGATCCGTTGCAGCAGTACCTCATCGAAATAGGCACGGTTCGGCAGACCGGAAAGTGCATCCGTTCTCGCTGAAACCTTTAGAGCATTTTCGGCCTCGCGTTGTTGTCGCACGCGCTCTGAAACATCCACGATGATTTCAAGGTCGAAAGACGTTCCATTGATTGTGGTTCTCTGGGCCGAAATCAAGGTTGGAACTTTGCTTCCGTCGGCGCGGACAATATCGACCTCTTCCAGTTCATAATATCCCTGATCAAGTAACAGTTGATGACGTCGATTGCGGTCTGTGTTGTCGATTGCGGAGCCTGCATCGAGCAACGTCTTACCCCTGATTTGCTCCCAGGAGCGTCCGGTCATCTTCAGATAAGCCGCGTTCACCTTGACATAACGGGACATCCTTGTGTCGCTGGTCGTAATCGACATCGCAATCGGCGCGCCTTCAAACATCCGCATCAGCATCGATACATAATGCGATCGCGACAGGCCGTCGTGCGGTTCGCTTTTCTGGTATACTTTAGCTGGCCGTTCAATCTGCTGGTCGTAGTTATTGTCTGCGCAGATGAACGTTACGTCATGCGAGCGATCCTGTGGCGAAGCGCCGACGTTCTCAAGCCTCAATAACTGATCCCGAAGACTTTGTTGGGCAGCCATTTCCGTGATTACGCCGTACCATTTTATGATTTTGCCGTCCGGACCGTGATGAGGTTTGGCGCGACTGAGCATCCAGTGGAAGCCGTCGTCGCCAAGCCTCATCCTGAACATTGTTTGGAATGGTTTTCCAGACGGTATCCATGCCAGCCACTGTTGCCGGACACGAAGACGATCTTCCGGGTGCATGCGCGCCATCCAGTCCTCGATGCGCGCGTCCACGTCAATTTTTGAACAGTCGGGGGTGGGTCCCATAAAGTTAACCACTCCAGCCGCATCGCTCGCCCAAGGAATGTTTGGGCTCAGGTCAATGCTCCACCGCTGATGATCCTCTGTCTGTGACAGAAGCGTTTCGAGAGTCTTGTAACCGGTAACGTCCACTGCGGTGACGGATATTCCGATGGCAACACCATCGTCATCGTCAACGCGTTGGTTGATGACGAAAAATACTCTATCCGATCCAATGGGTCGGTAATCTTCTATGACAACTGTATCGCCATTCAGAACCTTTACGAGATCACTTGTCACCCTATCAGCCTCGTGCGCTGGCATGAAAGAATGGACCGTGTGGCCGATCATGTCATCGGGTGACAAGGCAAACATGGCCGAAAATCGGGGATTGACGCTGGTGTGGACGAAGTTCGTGTCCAGAAGACAGAGACCGATCGGTGAAGCAGTGTAAAGAGCGTCGAGTTGATGCACGCGATGAAAGAGTTGTGCAGGCGGCTTGCGCTTGGACAGATCTCCGACCAAGCGTCTCTCAATGAGTTTGCCGGTTTCCAGGGCGTTCTCAGCCTTTCCAAATAGCCAACCCTGACCAAGATCGCAGCCCATCCGGCGCAAAAGAGTTGCCTGTTCTTCTGTTTCCACGCCCTCTGCGACGACGGTCATTCCAAGGCTCTGACCAAGGCCAATAACCGATGCGATAATCTTTCTGCTACCACTATCGACTGTCATAGACCTCACAAAACTCATGTCGATCTTAAGTTTGTTGAAGGGAAAAGCGTGCAACTGGGTCAAACTTGCAAAACCAGTCCCGAAATCGTCAAGAGCAAGCCCTATGCCTGAGGCCTTGAGTGAAGCAATCGTTGCGTGGACAGACGGGTCATTCTCTAGCAGCGCGCTTTCTGTGATTTCGACGTGAACTCGATGAACCGGAAATCCACTCGAGCGGACGGTGCGCAGAATTCTCGTTGACAGTTCGTGGTCATGAAACTGCACTGGAGAGATGTTGATAGCAAGGACGAACGATCCTTGCCAGCTTAATGCAATGACACATGCTTCTCGCAATATCTTGTCTGTCAGATCGCCGATCAGTCCGCACTGTTCAGCCAATGGAATGAACTGAGTGGGAGAAATCGCGCCTGCAATGGGGTCTGTCCAACGAGCAAGAATTTCAAAAGCCACGATAGCGCCAGATTGCAGATCAACGATCGGCTGAAATGCAGGCCATATTTCACCGCGCGACAGCGCACTTTGCAGCAACTCGGCGGATAGTTTATGGGTCTGACAACAGTCATCCTTCGGCCCTCTTGAGCGTGCGACAACCGAGCCGTTGCTGCGAAGATGCTTGTTCCAAGGAAATATCATGAGAGCCACCTGTTGTCCCTCACGACTATAAGACGCACATCCTTAAGTTTAGTGTTATAACTAACGTAAAATTCTAGTTAACAACGCTGCAGTATTTTTCCCTTTTAGCTGTCAGCAGTTGAAGACTAATACGTCTCGACATGCCACTCCATGATTAGTTGATTGAACTAACAATTATCGCAAATGTGCCACACACGCCTTGGAAAAATCTTCAAAGCCGATGTTTTAAACGCAGTAACGCTAAAATCGCGACTTCGCAGATTTGATACCAAGATGAAAACCGATGTTTATCCAGCCGGGAGGTATGTGGTGTTTCCGTAGCAATCGCATAAGTTTCTATTTAATCCCTTCAAGCAAAACACAACGCCTGCCTGTGGTTCAACTATAAATTGCCGATATCGTCGTTCAACTGTTACTGAGCCGATAGATCGTGGTGAGGATCAGTCCCCTGGCGCGGCCTTATTGGTTGATTTTATGAGGAACAGACAGACCTAATGATGGACGCATCACAATCGGAGGAGGGTTCGTCAACAACGTTGAGACGTCAACGCACCGCGGAGGGGAAGACACTTCGGTAAGGGACATCAATTTCCATATAAACATAGAGCTCGCCAAAAGCTTCACCAGTGATTCTGCGCCGGGTCGGAACAGCTGGGAATTGGGGCGTGATAATCCTCAAGTTGACATTAACAAGACAGGCGCC containing:
- a CDS encoding EAL domain-containing protein, whose protein sequence is MIFPWNKHLRSNGSVVARSRGPKDDCCQTHKLSAELLQSALSRGEIWPAFQPIVDLQSGAIVAFEILARWTDPIAGAISPTQFIPLAEQCGLIGDLTDKILREACVIALSWQGSFVLAINISPVQFHDHELSTRILRTVRSSGFPVHRVHVEITESALLENDPSVHATIASLKASGIGLALDDFGTGFASLTQLHAFPFNKLKIDMSFVRSMTVDSGSRKIIASVIGLGQSLGMTVVAEGVETEEQATLLRRMGCDLGQGWLFGKAENALETGKLIERRLVGDLSKRKPPAQLFHRVHQLDALYTASPIGLCLLDTNFVHTSVNPRFSAMFALSPDDMIGHTVHSFMPAHEADRVTSDLVKVLNGDTVVIEDYRPIGSDRVFFVINQRVDDDDGVAIGISVTAVDVTGYKTLETLLSQTEDHQRWSIDLSPNIPWASDAAGVVNFMGPTPDCSKIDVDARIEDWMARMHPEDRLRVRQQWLAWIPSGKPFQTMFRMRLGDDGFHWMLSRAKPHHGPDGKIIKWYGVITEMAAQQSLRDQLLRLENVGASPQDRSHDVTFICADNNYDQQIERPAKVYQKSEPHDGLSRSHYVSMLMRMFEGAPIAMSITTSDTRMSRYVKVNAAYLKMTGRSWEQIRGKTLLDAGSAIDNTDRNRRHQLLLDQGYYELEEVDIVRADGSKVPTLISAQRTTINGTSFDLEIIVDVSERVRQQREAENALKVSARTDALSGLPNRAYFDEVLLQRIAQARGPHDVLALAYMDLNGFKAINDTLGHLVGDEVLRVISSRLRSEFATQFVARVGGDEFALLIETDKFGAIGLQQMLYQHMQNVFKSISISGQTVTSGAAVGVTILCETDNAHSVLQRADDYMYIAKSTSQRIAVVYLGDIDQNFRGNEKIISAAT
- a CDS encoding AI-2E family transporter encodes the protein MSDIEKNALAGAAIPNRSGALTAYTLSGRTIIILIGVAVILYVGQEVFIPLALALLLTFTLAPIVSFLRKRRVPKIAAVLMAVASAFLVIAAFGFIVAGQVANLADNVPTYQRNIVVKVQAMSQTGSGNGVLEHISKVVERIGSEMQDTAEESKEDAALQSSRRDPMPVEIVTRSNPVQTLGNFILPLISPFATAGLVIVLVIFMLLEREELRDRFIRLVGLGDLHRTTAALQDAGKRVGKYLLMQLVVNTLYALPIAIGLWLLGIPNAILWGLLTLVLRFVPYIGPVIGMILPLFLALAIAPGWSLVAWVAALFIVTELVSNNVVEPWLYGSHTGLSPLAIIVSAIFWSWLWGPVGLMLSTPLTVCLVVLGRYVPQFSFLDVLLGNEPVLKPHEKLYQRLLAGDPNEATDNAEDFLEAEDLVDYYEQVGFPALKLGELDRQRGVMTDAQIALFASTTQTLIGNLAEIALDEEAELGAPAEDQTVAGDVTESLKMPKVKPKAVLCIGGRGAMDDAAASMIAQVLAIEGATVTQAEHLMVSGATINLLQLTDVDTVVIAFLNGGSKAHARQVVRRLKRQKLSLRVGVVMPGIDGDKDSVVSAQDIDADFVAASIADGVRGALSDGDAVAIRVPKRIGRAREGKLNPMVA
- a CDS encoding GAF domain-containing protein; translated protein: MDTLTPCLDAKSPVPNWDEADRLAAIERYAILDSGREDAFDDVAKLAADILEAPIAVVNFIAADRQWFKAEVGIGTDTLPLDVSICKHAILQPGVLVVPDLTLDHRFVDNPLVHVEDGLRFYAGAILETPDGLPLGTVCVLDRNSRPLGISERQKRALEVLAKQTMAQLELKRLESIARDERARAEKHARRLSLVAKASTLLLGAEDQREAVRSLLSLVADEFGLDVAFHYSCAGGALKFVAAAGLTPEQELAAQQIEFGETVCGIVAVNRTAMHVTDIQTSHSAYAVTARRLGLDTCFSAPLFAGEDLLGTVSFGRKGKAFSPREVEALSALAAQLATATERRRTEAALRESEARQAFLLSISDTMRSLETPNEIASVAVKRLGERFDLSRVFYAEYFGNIMRIERDYTLGVDSIVGEHDLTAFGPELLRAYHECPVVKVEDVGADPRFNSDARAGLKARQVGAYLDVVLFENEHWVSLLALQSNRARAWTPSEEGLFRGVGERVRAAIERARAEDQLRELNDTLERRVAETSAERDQIWRHSLDLLSVINLDDATFDTVNPAWTTALGWAPGEVEGRPYTQFLHPDDAQTSADAIERVRISEPVTRFENRYRTTAGGWRWLSWVAVREGGKLYSITRDVTDEKSRQAELEAAQEALRQSQKMEAMGQLTGGVAHDFNNLLTPIVGSLDMLQRRGLGNEREQRLIAGAVQSAERAKILVQRLLAFARRQPLQSVPVDLAKLIAGMDDLIASTTGPQIKVLVEIPEHLPMVNADPNQVEMALLNLAVNARDAMAESGGTLRISTKAETVSVGHRSKLRAGNYICMSVADTGAGMDEATLLRAVEPFFSTKGVGKGTGLGLSMVHGLASQLGGALTIQSERGIGTNVELWLPLSTAAFTEANTVAGPPEIPRTCGIVLLVDDEDLVRMVTSDMLVDLGYEVIEVASGEEALQLVTSGHRFDLLVTDHLMPGISGTDLAREVRATKPGTPVLLVSGYSDNTGVDADLPRLTKPFRKDELAAVLAQLTPMRKH
- a CDS encoding histidine kinase dimerization/phosphoacceptor domain -containing protein; translation: MEQRYDWELTDMLHAEHGRGDPFAAAVRATRMPMVITDPNQIDNPIVFVNEAFQDLTGYDRDECIGQNCRFLQGDDTDPETVAKVRRAVEIGDDVSVDILNYRKDGSKFWNALYLSPVRSGNGDIKFFFASQLDVSRRVDAQQKIVDQKEQVEHEVRVRTADLEASVQAQALLLHEVDHRVKNNLSVIGSLLRMQMRDSDDANVRKALRSTMERVDAMAAVHRRLYQSEDVRHFEVSSYVTNIVQDAIAASRYEEVHLHCDVQTVSLPSEQATSFGLLINEILLHLFDPYVPLKSISLQISKSEQLIAIGIANRVADKTPQDQMIPLSQKIISRLSSQLGCTVSWEHSLSGLSVTIAIPVSAP
- a CDS encoding response regulator yields the protein MKRPKPPLNIVVVEDEPLIAMDMEMMVEDAGHKVIAEAASLYDAQSWDNSLNPDIAFVDIQLARQTSGLDVSKMIQVRWPQTIIVFVTANPKIIPEDFGGAHGVIPKPLSQNGFLAAMKYLQEGVCDPPPTVQQPNSFTASPAFAATWYD